tgtttGTGTTCATTTGAAAGCTTTTAGAATGGATTCGCCGGACAATTCCTTGGCTGGAAAACAGGACCCCAGAAAAAACAATGCAGGCTATGCAGAAGAAATTAGAGGATTTCCGGGACTACCGCCGCAAACACAAACCCCCCAAAGTCCAAGAGAAATGTCAGCTGGAGATCAATTTCAACACCCTGCAGACAAAACTGAGAATCAGCAACCGGCCAGCTTTCATGCCATCAGAGGGAAAAATGGTTTCAGTAAGTAAAGGAGGCATCAATATTCCATTCTCCTTTTTATCAAAGTTGTCACAAAAATTTCAATGTGAAGGAttgaaatgccattttaaatCATCCTCAGAAACTTCAGTTTGTTGCACTTCATCAATATCAAACCACTCTTTTTACAAGTTCCCTTTCATTCTAGAATCTTGCTTTCTCTTAAGCATGTTCCTGCCTGTTTGAAGGCTTTCCCCAAGAGCAAATTGTCTTGAGACGTGAGATGATACAGAGGTTCCTTTGGGAGTGTTATCAACACTTCTATATCAGTGAGGCCaaatattgtttattttatatatatatagtatatatattatatatatattatatgtatTGTTTATATATAAACTCACAGTGGTTCCACTGACATTTTGGTCATCAGACTTACAGAAACAGACATTGCTCAATATAcgtttctgcttttttctactttttaaagttaaattttgttttttcttatgtctGTGAAGGTAAGAATAGCCAGTACCAAGAATTCTCATCTGCTGATAAGTATTGTGAGCTGACTGTGGGTCACAATATTTCCTGTGGAATATAGCAAACCTGTTTCTGTACTCTGTTCTATCATTGTGTTTTGGTTGCTCAGATTTGATAAACAGATGATTGCACTATCTGAAGAGGGCCATTGTCCACTCCCcatatgcagaaaataaagggCCTGTCACTTCAGTTTCCTACTCATGCCTTTGAATTTCTGAGGAAGCTCACAAAACTTTGTGCACCACAGAAAGTGAAATGAGTTTGTATTCCAGATAAAATACACAACGAATCCTCTTGACACTAATAATTTTGCTATTGTCAACTTCTGGGAGCAAAACACTTTTATTTCAATAGGAGATAGGTATGTCATAAAAGAACATGCACATTGTAAAATGGAAGTAAAAGCAATATATCGTGAAGACGCTGAATGTATAGCTATGCTTGGAAGCTATTTGTATAGGGGTTCCTTTCATGAACCCACCTGAATAGGGCACATTATTAGGAGCAGATGTCTAGACTACAAGACTTCCTCAGCTGCCTGGCAACATtttcgatgattctatgattttacaaAAACTGGACataaaaaattctctttctgGAGTAAAATTAGGAATGAATCAGAAATCTGTAAATTTGGATAAAAAGAGATTATAGGTTCATCCCCTCTCTACCATGTATTCTCTTCACAGGATATTGCCGGCGCTTGGCAGAGACTTGAACAAGCTGAGAAAGGCTATGAAGAGTGGCTGCTGAATGAAATACGAAGACTGGAAAGACTTGAACACTTGGCTGAGAAATTCAGGCAGAAGGCTTCCACTCATGAACAGTGGGCATATGGTGAGCAGATAtggcttttaacatttttaatgttgaaGGTTGAACTGTCAGTGCTGAATATTTGCCAGCCAGAAACTCACTTGTAAGTAATTTGGACAGTTTTAGAAacccaaaataataaaagataaaattgcAGGTTTTGTTGACTATAGTCATGATCCTAATTTGTAGGCATGTTGCTAATGAAATGTAACTGTAAAAATCATACTCTGAAGGTAGTGAGTCAAACTTAATGGGAATATTCAGCATTTGAATAGAGGCCATTACTGCTAATGCATTCCTATGTATTTGTACACCAGCAATCGAACCAGGAATGCAGTGACACCACTGGTTAAGTGTGAAATTATTAACAGAGTTATTCCGAATTGATTATCATTTGGCCATCATGACATTTTGAATAGTCCACATAAACTACGTGATAATGGActcatttttgctttgctcCATACCCTGGATTACACCCCATTTATAGTTCTGGTTTTTAATGGTAACCTAACCTTACGTGTAGTTGTAACAGCTATAGGACCATACACTGGCATACAGTTTTGTTGGGGACCATTAAACATAGATCTGCTCTATCGTCCTATTGTTTGCCCTGACAACAGTCTTCCTGTTTCTGCCATGCTTCTGGCTTTTTCCAGCTAGAATCTTTTCACACTGCGAAAGTAAACCAGAGTCCATCCCGTAACACAGTTGCTGGAAGCATACAAGGCTGTAAATGGCTGCCAAACAGATATTAGAAGGGAAACTACAGTGTTTATCAGCCCTAGGAGCCTATTTTCTGAGCATAAACTACTCATGGTGACATGTTATGGCCGTTATGCAGGGAAAACTTCACATAAGCTGGTACATAGCAAGTGAAACAATAGTCCCTTCTGGCTCTAGAATTCACAGAGCTGCGTAATGCCATGTGGTGAGCTGCAGTTGTATGGGCTGTCTGTATAGATTGACTTGTCCAACACAGGAGCTACTGAGGAATAATACTTCAGTTTCTGATTTCCTCTTTGCATCTCTAGCCTTTTGTAAATAGGTTGGCATTTTCCACTTAAAATTTGGTGTTTGATACAAAAGGCAGACAcgtctcaatttttttttttaagtgctgaaaTGAATAATAAATTGAAGGCAgaacatgaaaaagaataacAGATCATTAGTAAGAGTGAAGCTGAGATAGCAGTGTGATTTCTGGTTTCATGAGTCTCCTCTACAAAAGACTTACGTCAATAGTTTAGAGCCCCAGTTTTTGCCAATATACCATTTTTATGCTAGTTTCTCAAGCAATGTAATACTCACTATTTTAGACCAGTATAAACAGCCTATGCAAAAATCAGGGAGTTACTGAgagatctttaaaaatatatatttctaattAACACTGTTGTGCTGACAGTTTGCTACCGGTTTCAGTGGGTGTGGGACTTCATCTCATACATGTAATGCTCACCATGCCTCAATTTAAAAAGTTGACTAAATTTGCAATTGTTCTAACCAATAAATTAGTAAAAAATGACTAAtactttaatttcctctttcagGCAAAGAGCAGATCTTACTTCAGAAGGATTATGAATCTGCTTCTCTGACAGAAGTCCGAGCCATGTTAAGGAAACATGAAGCTTTTGAGAGCGATTTGGCTGCTCACCAGGACAGGGTGGAACAGATCGCTGCCATTGCCCAGGAGCTGAAGTATGTTCCATTTAAAGGCTTTGCAGCTGCTGACATTTAACTTTGCGATAAACTCTTTCCAATGAATTTGATAGTGTCATAGGTACCAACGTAAGAATTCCAGAGATAGCTTCATAAGTATATTATCTGAGCTGGTCACTGAGACCTTTCCCTCATCTCTCCCTTACCCCCAACCAAATATAGATATTCAACTGACcgaaattatttgaaaacaaacattttaatattgaCTTAACACTAATCTTTTAGTATTAGTTCTACTGATGAGTCCATTGTGTGTTGATGGGAATGCTGGAGGTGTTTATTTCTCAGTTCATATGGTCTGCTACGAGTTGTTTAacttagaaaataatttcacttaCATGAGTTACAGATCAagcatcttcattttaaaatcaggtATTTTCCCACAAGCATATTGGCCCTTTCAAAAGGGTTCACATCCCTAAATTATCTCTGTAGGAGTGGGTAATGCACTGACTTTTCTGAAGATTTAATTGTCTCTAGTATTCTTATTTTCACAATCTCTTTGTATTATATTTGGAAGTGTCATTGTCTCCACTTTACACAAAGGGCAGTGGGGCATATGGAAACTAAATAACTTTCTAAGGGTCACACAAGCAATCAAGCACACAAGCTCTCCTATAGGAGAGCAGGAGTTTTCACCCACAGTTCCATCAACTTAGCCACAGGACCAACACTTGCTCACTCAGCATACTATACCCAGAGAAAACACAACCAAGGCTGAGAACAATTCTACAACACATTTAGGCTACATCTGTATTGTTGACATCAGCTGTGTAGGTCAGGGATGTGAAAAGTCAAGGCCCCTGACTGACAGACACCCTTAGGGCAGCCAAAGTCCTGAGTGTTGATGTAGTTACTCTGGCTAAACTCTGTCTTTATCAGTGGagcttgcttttgtttgtggGAAGGGTGTTAAATCACCTGTGTGAGGCACAGTTCTGTCAGCAAAGCTCTGCTCACACTGACAGGACTGTAGTATTACATACCGATGTCCCTATTCTGGTAAAGCCGTCTTGGTGTGTACACCAAACTAAGCACATTTGGTTTTATAATGTTATGCAGTTAATTGCAGTGGTTTTGTACTGTAAATCAGTGGTGCTACTCCTGATCTTAGCAATTTGGCACATGCTTAAATTCATTGCTCACCCACAGTATAAATCTGTAAAGCCAACAGGAACAAATGTGCAGTAGTGGTCGAAACAGGAGCCAAGATCAAAATTCTCAGATTCCTGCCCTTGGCTTCAGCTCTCCAAGTTTCAGTTTCTCACCTGCTTGAATAGGCAAAAGTTACTACTCAAAAATCAAGTGTTAAAAACATGCCCTCTTTTCACATTGTGAAGGACCATGACTCCTAACAGCTCCACATTcattaacaatttaaaaatcagagagTTGTCTAAAAATGTACTTCATACCTGATAGCAGCAGCACTTACAGTAATTGCATAATTCAAAtggttttagaagaaaaatcctatttttcaagattatttaaaggaggaaaagtaaAGCACAGTGGGCAGAGTACGTACTGGTTTTTAGTTAGTGTGAAAGAAGTCTGAAACAGAGAATGGAGATTTCACTGAGTATGGGAGCTTATGAAACACCTTCTGTCATGCCTTGATCTCTGTTGTGGAGTTAGTTGTTCTTTACACTAAACAAAGTTTCTGAAACATCTAATAATCATTAATTCAGCTTCAGCTTTACAAGTGATGAGAAAGTTTGGGAATGCAGTATGCATAGCACAGCATCTGCTTACCAGCGTTTTGAACCCTGTGTCCTTTACCTCTAGTGAGGCCAGTGAACACTGTATCCTGTCTATTTTAGGATTGCCTCTTCTCAGTTGTTTCAGTAATTTGCTGTGTGAAGTTAAACATTTAAGTTATTTGTGGCCTGGGCTAAAAGGTGCTGAAAACCCATCGCTTTTAGAGATGCTCTACTTTGACTTCTCTGCTTCTCCATACAATGGGGCCATCAGTGCCTGATTTTTCACTGAGACTCGGTAGCTCAGCTAGGCTTAATGCCCTTGGAGAACACTGAATGAAAGGTCATAAAGGTCAAGTTTTATTATTAGCTGCAAGCAAATGGGCAGcttctatttaaatatttgttttaattatttatacatAATTCCTCACACAATAAAATTATGGAGAAAAATGctaatttctttctccattcatatttttaaagaaggatTGACTAATGTCTGAATGCTAAGAAATGTGCATTGGCACCTGATCCAAAGCCTGTTCAAGTCAATGTGGGTATTGTTTTCTTGGGCTTTTTTGTCACTGGATCAGGCCCTTACGGATACTACCATCACCTGTGTCTAAATTCCAAGTCAGTACACCtccatgttttgttttagtcAATCTCTTGGCTGCCTAATATtgctgttttaaaggaaaacaattgcTCTGGGACCTTGAACTCTCCCAGTTACAGTTTCCTCTCTGTTCTGACatcttctgctgcagcagctcagtcCACTGTGCGCTTAAGGTTAAAGTTGCTAAAAGCTTGTTGATTGGTGCTGTATAGATAaaggatttgtgtgtgtgtgtgtgcgtgcaagCAGGTGGTtccagccaggatgctgctatAAGATTGTTGTGTTCCAGCCTGTATAGACTTAGAAATCCTTGGCAATGAGGCATGACATGGCTTGGATAGGGCTTATATAGAAAGCTGGAAAAAGCCAGGCATTTCTCAGATGGGATTTGCCATTTAGGACATAGCAAATGCTGACTAGAACTTGAGTGAGCTGTAATATGAAGTGCTCTCTTCATTTATGATCTTGCGTGCTCATTTCAATGTTTTCAAGTATTAGGATAAAATTTTTGGAATGTAGTTTCTTGCATATCCATCACTTCTAGTATAGCAACTTATTTCCAGCCAAGAAGACCACTATCTGTAACACTGATTTGGAGAGTCTTTTTGCTTCTGGAAACCTGGGCTCAAATTGTGCTTACGTGCATGATTAACATGAGCCTGGTTCTGAAGCAGTGCTAAAGCATGTTGCTCAGCAAGTTATTTTTGTGACACTATCACTGTTCCTAAAGTGATCTCATACTTAAGTGCTTCTCTGGATCAGGACAAAATTTGactaaatttttaattatttacagaTAAGATTGAATTACTTGTAAGACCAATAGGAATAGCTTAATGATTTTCAAATTCCAAAGGCTATAGATTTCAAATAACCAAACGAATAGAAATGACTGTTCTCTTGGAAGCTCTTTAACACATGTGCAGCAGTACCTTGTGTATGCACGATAAGCAAAACTTCTTTTTACAAAACGTGAAATCTAGTCTCTTCACATCTTCTATGTTGAGAGATACAAAAATTAATAGGACAAGAAATGTAaacctgtgttttatttccaagtAAATAATCTCCTATGAGTtgctatttcttcctcttctgctttgagcagaaaaatgttctttcacaTATATAATACACTTATTTGAATTAAACTACAGCAGGCCCAGAAAGGCAGTGGAGCTACGCTGTTTAATGCCACTTGGTGATCTAACTTAGATTTTTGACCCACAGGTGccctttttaaaagttgtttcGATAATATTATTCTCCTAGCTATTTGTCCACAGCACAATAGGATAGCAGAGACCTTATGGGCAATGACTGAAcctccctggcagagctggtggaGGAACATTGCACATTACCTTCTAGGACTTTGACCAGAGCTGGTACAATCAGTCCCTCACTTTCATGGAAGGACACCTGCCCTTATCCTAACTGACAAAAGGAGATAAATGATCCattgaagcaaaaataaaatttgcagtACTCTCAGGGATGTGACCTGGAGTACCTGGAAAAATACCCTGTCCATATTCTGGTATATTAGATTTGGTATGTGAAAAGAGACCAGAATACAAATCTCCACATCCCATCCACTTAGTGAGCTCACAGCTCACACAGGAACTTCACCTAATAATCTCAATATgctataatgaaaaaaaccaacttccAGCCAAAAACTCTTAGCAGCAAAATATATCTCGGCCTGTTTCATCCAAAACTCCATGCTTCTGACTTAAAATTTCTTAACAAATAGATGGCTTTTGTCGCATCCATTGAAGGCTAACAAAAAGGCTTGCTCTAAAGGAGGAAGCAAGTTTTTAAGTTAAGGAGCCCTTGTATAGTATGGCTTGCTGGCAGCTTTCTCCTTACATGTAACAGTTCTACCTTCGCaattttgggttggttttgttattttttaaaattgttatggcattttatttttacttgttttacCATTCTAGACTTTCAACAGTCAATTGATTGCAGCACATCTGAAGCCTCTTTTAAACAGAATGGCTCACATACTTCTCAACTTTATCCTGAACCAGATTGCTGTGACTGAGCTTAGAGGAGGAAGTGTGAACACTGCCCCTGGTCTACAGTGTAGCTTCATGGAGGAAAGCTACCTCTGTTCTCATTTTGTCCTCTGCGATTCTTTAAGTTACTGGTGGAAGTGATTGGTACATCCCTCTTGCCAATTTGCCAGAGAAGAATGTTCAGAAGAAGGGAACAAATTCTATCTGCATTTAATGTCTTGTTCAAGCCTTAAAGTAAATCTTAGTTTCATATCGCCATGCTGTCACATAATCACAATCTCTGCAATGTTTAGTACTGAGCAAAGTGTCCTCAAGGAGCAGCCAAGAGCTAAATTCAGTGGATGATGATACACCAATAAAAGTGAGCTTCCAAAGTGCCAAACGCATGTATTTTATTATGGTCATGGTGGCTGCAGCAGAACCAAGGGGATTATCTGCCACTGAGACCAAAAATTCAATTTGAGACAGACTCAGTGCAGAATCTCAGGACAGAGCCTTAAAAAGTTATTCCAGTCTTAAGCAGGATAGTAATTTGCTTTCTGTCAGGATAATAGAAGCCTATTAAGCAGATGAAAAAGCAATGCTAACTGCTACATCCTTTGTGGGTGCACGGATTCATGCTGGTGGCATATGTGGGTCTAGAGATTCCTGTTCTCTGAACCAGCCAGTTCTAGGGTGTAGCTCTGTGAGGAGTTCCTGGAGAGGAAGATGAAAATTATTCTCTGTGCCCCAGATCTGGGCAGCCTCTATTAGTATTGCCAGGCCTGTGAGAGAGAAAGTATGCTTTGAATGCAATGTGAGGTCTGTTTCTCAGTTAAATAATTTCAGAGCATAGGAGGCTGGAAAGGATAACTGGATTATTTAAAACGGAATGTGTATTTCAGgccaattaatttaaaactgtacCAATCTTCAGAAACTTGATAAAGCCCCAGACTGATGCATTTTGATCTTCAGGAGATCAAATTGCTTGTGCCACAGGAATAGCTGAGACAAAAATGGTTAGACACCTTAATTGTCTTTAATACCTGAATGTGACAGATGAATACTTGATTTTTCTCACAACAGAGGAGGTTGATCCTGTTCCTGTGCTGTGCTTCTTGAAATGCTGAATGTCTAGATCACACATGTCTATACTGCAACACTTGCTTACCTGGAGGATAAATCTTGcaaaaaagaggggaagaatTACTGAGGGCCAGTGGAAGAGTGTGGACAATGCAACTGCTCCTGTCTTTCAGAAAGTCACATAGATTTTTGTCTTCACTCTTTCTTAGTGAACTGGACTACCATGATGCTGCAAGTGTCAATGATAGATGCCAAAAGATATGTGACCAGTGGGACAGCCTGGGAACACTTActcagaaaaggagagaggcaCTGGAGGTAAACCATATAACAATGAtcagcagctcagctgaggcagggaggggggaataAACCATTTGTTTCAGATCTGGAAACAGTGCCATTGAGCATCCACTTTGAAATCCAAACAGCAATAAACCCTTTCCTCAGAtctccatttcattttgctgtggtTTCATTTGCAAACAGATTGAATTGCTCACAGCAGACTTAGCGCTCAGCTGCCAAGGACAGTTCTAAAGCAGCAACAAAAGGCGCAATGCACTTTATAGCACTGCTCTTTGGGAATTTGATGTCCAGCAAGGATAACGAAAGCCATTAGGTACTTGCCTTTTCATACTTGTCTGAGCTTAATCAGGTGAGGTACAGGATAATGGCCAGCACTGGATTAATTTTTTGGTAGTGAGTATTCCGAAGCACTGAGATACGTTCCAAAACCTTGTTCCTTACGGAAAGAGGAAGTAACACACATGTATGCCAAAGTGGAAAACATATGTcaactcttcctttttaaacttACAAGAAATACTAAAGCAAGATTAGCAGGTTTTAACTGATGTGCAGGTAGATCACAGTaacaaaaaatacttaaaatatcagtagtgaaaaagtaatttccccTGTTATCCTTCAAAGGCATATACCCCTTTTAACATGTTGGATATGAGAGTATCTTTACTTCAATTAGTCCTATTACCTTGAGTGAGAATCCTTAAAGCAGGTGATGAAATCAGTCAACAATACAAtcaattgcttttgaaaagatgAGGCATAACTTTGTGCATGGGTGGGTATGTGTGTCGAGTTAGTCTTGCCCTAGTAACAAAGGAATTTACCTTTCCCAACCTGTACAGAGGACAGAGAAATTGCTCGAAACAATTGATCAGCTTCACCTGGAGTTTGCCAAAAGAGCTGCTCCTTTCAACAACTGGATGGAAGGTGCTATGGAAGACCTACAGGACATGTTTATTGTTCATAGCATAGAGGAAATTCAGGTAAATGGTTGTCTATTTTTTGGCTTACAGTCATagggaaaacaagaaaggaagcttttccttcttggaGAGTAGAAcacctgtaagaaaaaaaacgTATCCGTCTTGACATTTTATTTGTGATAGGCAACGTCCGCTCTATTATAAATAGGGTTCTTCATTGGGAACAAAGCATGTTCCAGAGATCATGGAAGAAGCGATGGTCCTGATAAAGTCAATGAGGGCTGTTTCATGAATGTATCTGCGCATATTATTTCCTGTATCTACAGATACATGTAGACAGGGTGTTGAGAGGCTGAGAGAGGAGCTGTGCTTATTTACAGCAGATCTTCCAGATGTTAGAAGAAACATTaaatttttcatgctttccctctctgtttCTGATTTTAGAGTTTAATCTCTGCACATGATCAATTTAAAGCCACTTTGCCAGAGGCAGATGGTGAAAGACAGGCCATACTGTCTATCCAGAATGAAGTTGAAAAAGTTATTCAGAGTTACAGCATGAGAATAAGCGCAAGCAATCCTTACAGCACTGTTACTGTCGAAGAGATTCGTAGCAAGTGGGAAAAGGTAACGTATGCTAAATACATAAAGGACATTGTAACATAGTATTCTAATTTAGGAATGCTGAGAATATTCAGAGAACTTTACAATAAATCTGTAAATTTTTCTGGATCATCAGATGCCAGGATGAACTTTCTACAGTATCTTATGCTCTCCCTTTTATGTTTGCTAAGCTCGCTTCACAATATCCCTTGCTCCCATCACTCAATATTACCTACGTCCTTTTTGGCTTTTTGGCGGGGCAAGAGAAGCATGTGTTGGGGCTagagcagagctggtggctgGCCAGCCAACGGGCTAGGGGATGCCgtcaaaataacagaaaatgatCGTATTCTTTCTCTCAGTATAAACAGTAGTTCATGTGTCTCCACtacccagctgctgcttttcacaaaTGTTGTAAAAATAGCACCTTTGGGACCATTAATGTTCTGTCCAATTAGATTGAAATTGGCAATTACCTTAAAAAATTACTAGTGAGGGATTAAAGAGAGGCTCCTACAGCAATCACActaactttttttcattaggAACCAAGACAGATAATATGGTGAAGGTAATTGATTGTGTAGAATGTATGAATTTACCAAATACGTAAACTTACACAGACAAGAACACACCCTCAATGGgttgtaaaaaacaaacaataaggACTAAATTCAGAATGTCCCAGGGCAATCCAGAAGGGTAAgccaaaaaaagcatttgcaatgCATTAGAGACCTTCAGATATACATGATGGACAGAATGTGTCTTATGTTATCCTATTGTAATGGCTGTgctcaaataaaatgttttgcactGACTATTCTTAGAACAATTACTTAGAGATTGAAAAATCAcctgtgttttcaaaagaaaaacaaagtaactGCTCTAATAGCAGTTCAAGTTAAATAATTGTCTTGAACTTGAATCCAGCCAGTGGTGAGAATTTGTCCTCTCTCCATGTCAGTCTCTCTGGTCAGGCTGCCCAAGACCATGTTAGCAAATTTCTTATGTTAGCACAGAATTGGTAAATAAAATAGTGATCTTGTTTCTGGCTTGTCCTTCTGATATCAACCTTCAGACCAGTAAGAAAAATTAGCAACTGTAGACTTATTtgttccatttgtttttaagctaTTCAGTTGTGGCTACTCACACTTAGTGCTTTCCCACTGTAACAGGTGAAGCAGCTGGTGCCTCAGAGGGATCAATCCTTGCAGGAGGAACTAGCCCGCCAGCATGCCAACGAGCGCCTGCGTCGCCAGTTTGCTGCTCAGGCCAATGTCATTGGGCCATGGATCCAGACCAAGATGGAGGTGAGTGTCAGACCCTCACACAGAAGCCAACAAACAAGGTGGCTTATAATTTTTTATCTCTGCTTTATATACAGGACAACAGCAATTTCCATGATAGTTCACCAGCTGTTTGATCCTGAAGTATTTAGCACCTCttaagatgatttttaaaactttggaAGCTTGTACAAGTGGTACCTTGATGGTGAGCAGTAGATGCAGCTTTGAAAAATCAATCGCTAAACAATTACTATTTAGCTGCTTCTTTCCGTAAAGGAAAGATACCAGCATCACTGGGGTCTTAATACTAATTCCAGAAACAAATGTGCCACatatttctgttgaaatgtgttttctacAGTAAAATCTATCATTTCTATTGTATGAAGGTTTTATTACTATTGCTTCTTAGTATGAAAATACTACATATTTATGTGAACATTGGTCAGATTAGCAAACCTAAATTttgcggggtggggggtgtctttgtttcttttgacaGGAAATTGCCCGCAGCTCTATTGAAATGACAGGGCCTTTGGAGGACCAGATGAATCAGCTGAAGCAATATGAGCACAATATCATTAATTATAAACACAACATTGACAAACTGGAAGGAGATCATCAGCTTATACAAGAAGCCCTGGTGTTTGACAACAAGCACACCAACTATACTATGGAGGTAGCCATTTACTCCCTTTTGTACTTGTTAGTTTATTCTGCCCTCTTCTGCCATAAAACTACCTTCCCTGATCTGAAGAGACTGCAGCAGAGGATGGAATTTGCTGATAATCTCATAAAACTTGTTTTACTTTCACTGATTTTTACTTTTAGTGAAGAAATACCCATTTAGGAAACCATTCCCATATTTTTCTGAaggccatttttatttttaatgatccTTGGTCATAATATAGAGTTAGTGGTATGGAAAAGGTATCGTATAAATATTTAGAGCTGATTTTTTGCTTACTGTACTTTTTATACTCTTAGAAGAATATATTTGATTCTTTaacaaatcagtattttctctctcatagCACATCCGTGTGGGATGGGAGCTCCTACTTACCACCATTGCTCGAACTATCAATGAGGTTGAGACTCAGATCCTCACAAGAGATGCCAAGGGTATCACCCAGGAACAAATGAATGACTTCAGAGCATCATTCAATCATTTTGACAGGGTACAGTACTCCTGCTTTTTTCTCAACTAGCAATATTTGTTGTTCCCAAAAGTaagtttcttttcattccaaatgtaagccttttaaaaaactgcAAATG
This genomic interval from Pelecanus crispus isolate bPelCri1 chromosome 3, bPelCri1.pri, whole genome shotgun sequence contains the following:
- the ACTN2 gene encoding alpha-actinin-2 isoform X13, with product MQYTYNYEEDEYMTQEEEWDRDLLLDPAWEKQQRKTFTAWCNSHLRKAGTQIENIEEDFRNGLKLMLLLEVISGERLPKPDRGKMRFHKIANVNKALDYIASKGVKLVSIGAEEIVDGNVKMTLGMIWTIILRFAIQDISVEETSAKEGLLLWCQRKTAPYRNVNIQNFHLSWKDGLGLCALIHRHRPDLIDYSKLNKDDPIGNINLAMEIAEKHLDIPKMLDAEDVVNTTRPDERAIMTYVSCYYHAFAGAQKAETAANRICKVLAVNQENERLMEEYERLASELLEWIRRTIPWLENRTPEKTMQAMQKKLEDFRDYRRKHKPPKVQEKCQLEINFNTLQTKLRISNRPAFMPSEGKMVSDIAGAWQRLEQAEKGYEEWLLNEIRRLERLEHLAEKFRQKASTHEQWAYGKEQILLQKDYESASLTEVRAMLRKHEAFESDLAAHQDRVEQIAAIAQELNELDYHDAASVNDRCQKICDQWDSLGTLTQKRREALERTEKLLETIDQLHLEFAKRAAPFNNWMEGAMEDLQDMFIVHSIEEIQVKQLVPQRDQSLQEELARQHANERLRRQFAAQANVIGPWIQTKMEEIARSSIEMTGPLEDQMNQLKQYEHNIINYKHNIDKLEGDHQLIQEALVFDNKHTNYTMEHIRVGWELLLTTIARTINEVETQILTRDAKGITQEQMNDFRASFNHFDRGEAEFARIMSLVDPNGQGTVTFQSFIDFMTRETADTDTAEQVIASFRILASDKPYILADELRRELPPEQAQYCIKRMPPYTGPGSVPGALDYTSFSSALYGESDL
- the ACTN2 gene encoding alpha-actinin-2 isoform X8, yielding MQYTYNYEEDEYMTQEEEWDRDLLLDPAWEKQQRKTFTAWCNSHLRKAGTQIENIEEDFRNGLKLMLLLEVISGERLPKPDRGKMRFHKIANVNKALDYIASKGVKLVSIGAEEIVDGNVKMTLGMIWTIILRFAIQDISVEETSAKEGLLLWCQRKTAPYRNVNIQNFHLSWKDGLAFNALIHRHRPDLLDYDKLDEDDPIGNINLAMEIAEKHLDIPKMLDAEDVVNTTRPDERAIMTYVSCYYHAFAGAQKAETAANRICKVLAVNQENERLMEEYERLASELLEWIRRTIPWLENRTPEKTMQAMQKKLEDFRDYRRKHKPPKVQEKCQLEINFNTLQTKLRISNRPAFMPSEGKMVSDIAGAWQRLEQAEKGYEEWLLNEIRRLERLEHLAEKFRQKASTHEQWAYGKEQILLQKDYESASLTEVRAMLRKHEAFESDLAAHQDRVEQIAAIAQELNELDYHDAASVNDRCQKICDQWDSLGTLTQKRREALERTEKLLETIDQLHLEFAKRAAPFNNWMEGAMEDLQDMFIVHSIEEIQSLISAHDQFKATLPEADGERQAILSIQNEVEKVIQSYSMRISASNPYSTVTVEEIRSKWEKVKQLVPQRDQSLQEELARQHANERLRRQFAAQANVIGPWIQTKMEEIARSSIEMTGPLEDQMNQLKQYEHNIINYKHNIDKLEGDHQLIQEALVFDNKHTNYTMEHIRVGWELLLTTIARTINEVETQILTRDAKGITQEQMNDFRASFNHFDRRKNGLMDHDDFRACLISMGYDLGEAEFARIMSLVDPNGQGTVTFQSFIDFMTRETADTDTAEQVIASFRILASDKPYILADELRRELPPEQAQYCIKRMPPYTGPGSVPGALDYTSFSSALYGESDL